The Dendropsophus ebraccatus isolate aDenEbr1 chromosome 3, aDenEbr1.pat, whole genome shotgun sequence genome includes a region encoding these proteins:
- the LOC138786465 gene encoding olfactory receptor 6M1-like → MTFLHRSNDNTIEWRNTTQVAEFILLGLPLLSNKSVSFLLIVLVYIFTMAGNVLILFLVFFDQRLHSPMYFFLCNLSILDICFISTTIPKMLHGYMPGGKTISVPGCLMQSYSFFLLGVANFLLLAVMSLDRYVAICYPLHYATIMHQKQCVKLIVVVWAGAFFSILGLTIRIVRLPFCSSLVNHFFCDVIPLLRNSCIKTAAIHLQEVITSSIILLTSLFVTLASYINIVRTILKIQSVEGRQKAFSTCSSHALVVFLAYGSSIFSYVKPAQGQIKDYDKKIALLTTIIVPLLNPYIYTLRNQKVRIVLKERLLNGIFGNSFCTSKHISVA, encoded by the coding sequence ATGACCTTCCTTCATAGATCTAATGATAATACTATAGAATGGAGGAACACAACCCAAGTAGCCGAATTTATTTTGTTGGGTTTGCCTTTACTTTCAAACAAGTCTGTCTCGTTCTTGCTTATCGTACTTGTCTACATCTTCACAATGGCCGGAAACGTCCTTATTCTGTTTCTTGTCTTCTTTGACCAGCGTCTTCACAGCCCCATGTATTTTTTTCTCTGTAATCTATCCATTTTGGACATTTGTTTTATCAGCACCACTATACCAAAAATGCTACACGGCTACATGCCTGGAGGGAAAACCATATCGGTTCCTGGTTGTCTAATGCAATCCTATTCATTCTTCCTTCTAGGTGTtgcaaattttttacttttagctGTGATGTCTTTGGACCGCTACGTTGCTATTTGTTACCCTTTACATTACGCTACTATTATGCACCAGAAGCAGTGCGTAAAGCTCATTGTTGTTGTGTGGGCAGGAGCATTTTTCTCGATCCTTGGTCTCACTATTAGGATAGTTAGGTTGCCCTTTTGCTCCAGTCTGGTGAACCATTTCTTCTGCGACGTCATCCCCTTGCTTAGAAATTCTTGCATTAAAACTGCAGCTATCCACCTGCAGGAAGTCATCACGTCATCTATTATCCTGCTGACCTCTCTCTTTGTGACTCTAGCGTCCTATATCAATATAGTGAGGACCATTTTAAAAATCCAGTCTGTGGAAGGAAGACAGAAGGCTTTTTCCACTTGTTCTTCACATGCGCTGGTTGTTTTTCTGGCCTATGGCAGTAGTATTTTTTCATACGTAAAACCTGCCCAAGGTCAGATTAAAGACTACGATAAAAAGATTGCACTGCTGACCACTATTATCGTCCCCCTTCTCAATCCTTATATTTACACCCTGCGAAACCAAAAGGTAAGAATTGTACTGAAGGAAAGGTTGCTGAACGGGATTTTTGGCAATTCTTTTTGCACCTCAAAGCACATATCTGTTGCATAA